A genome region from Calliopsis andreniformis isolate RMS-2024a chromosome 2, iyCalAndr_principal, whole genome shotgun sequence includes the following:
- the LOC143187248 gene encoding uncharacterized protein LOC143187248, which produces MQEGFKYFKDHSISTNTRSFQEFPTLAQSLVISILLVLRVTTGKYAAKRELDGPWRDQSRDNTHTRFTISRRMFERVCTRERRHAALCSDNRAEKGGLLTDVRDQEDKMARQRGRRRMRGMWH; this is translated from the exons ATGCAAGAgggatttaaatatttcaaagatCATTCGATt TCAACTAATACACGCAGTTTTCAAGAATTTCCTACGCTGGCACAAAGCCTCGTAATTTCCATTTTACTAGTCCTTCGAGTCACCACAGGTAAATACGCAGCAAAGCGTGAATTAGACGGTCCTTGGCGCGATCAATCGCGAGACAATACGCATACGCGATTCACGATATCTCGGAGGATGTTCGAGCGCGTTTGTACGCGCGAGCGTCGGCATGCGG CACTTTGTAGCGATAATCGGGCTGAAAAAGGAGGACTTTTGACGGATGTAAGAGATCAGGAAGATAAAATGGCAAGACAGAGAGGAAGACGAAGAATGAGAGGAATGTGGCATTAG